The Salvia hispanica cultivar TCC Black 2014 unplaced genomic scaffold, UniMelb_Shisp_WGS_1.0 HiC_scaffold_1432, whole genome shotgun sequence genome includes a region encoding these proteins:
- the LOC125198412 gene encoding cineole synthase 1, chloroplastic-like: MSSIIVQFAIPRDTSFISKVSSKRRCFTAATSATSRDGQHARCSLQVGNEIETERRTGGYQPTLWDYDSIQSFEFEYKEEKQLEKAATLIEKVKRLLLQGQRLELIDDLRRLGISCHFRNEIDQILNTKYLEKNELDERDLYSTSLRFRLLRQYGFTISQDVFDCFKNDKATDFDTKGLLQLYEASFLATHGEETLEIAREFAAKSLHQRVVDHEIDDIHLLSSVEAAFEFPSHWRVQMPYAKGFIDAYKKRQDMNPVVLELAKLDINIVQAQFLEELKETSRWWERTGLAQELPFIRDRIVECYYWANGMVERREHGFERIMLAKINALITAIDDIYDVYGTLEELQLFTDAIRRWDIESIDKLPPYMKVCYLTLIKSVYLQSQLVKGKQLQQCFPDNMISAFKPDTFQYEKVSSASHNFQSLTNQLCPPTCSVDDRRSTSGFVFNLGSGAVTWSSKKQGVTALSTAEAEYVAATSSACQGLWLRRVLADFEQEQKQATGIFCDNRSTVAIAKNQVMHGRTKHIDIKFHFIRDLINEGVISLKFCSSLENLADIFTKSLSSEKHVKFRNMLGVCNYESRGSVE, encoded by the exons ATGTCAAGTATTATTGTGCAATTTGCGATTCCTAGGGACACTAGTTTTATTTCTAAGGTATCTTCAAAACGACGTTGTTTCACTGCTGCAACCTCAGCCACTTCCCGAGACGGTCAGCATGCCCGTTGCTCATTGCAAGTGGGTAATGAGATCGAAACTGAACGACGAACTGGAGGCTACCAGCCTACTCTTTGGGATTACGACTCTATTCAATCGTTCGAATTTGAGTATAAG GAAGAGAAGCAACTTGAAAAGGCGGCGACTCTGATTGAGAAGGTGAAGAGATTGTTGCTGCAGGGACAACGTTTGGAGCTGATCGATGATCTAAGAAGGCTCGGTATATCTTGTCATTTTAGAAACGAAATCGATCAAATATTAAACACCAaatatttggagaagaatgaGTTAGATGAAAGGGATTTGTACTCAACATCTCTTAGATTCAGACTCCTCAGACAATATGGCTTCACCATCTCTCAAG ATGTGTTTGATTGTTTCAAGAATGACAAGGCTACTGATTTCGATACCAAAGGATTGCTACAACTCTACGAAGCTTCGTTTCTAGCAACACATGGCGAAGAAACGCTAGAAATTGCTAGAGAATTTGCTGCTAAATCTCTCCATCAAAGAGTAGTTGATCATGAAATTGATGATATTCATCTCTTATCATCAGTTGAAGCTGCATTTGAGTTCCCTTCTCATTGGAGGGTTCAAATGCCATATGCGAAAGGCTTCATCGATGCTTACAAGAAGAGACAAGACATGAATCCAGTTGTGCTAGAGCTAGCCAAATTGGACATAAACATTGTTCAAGCACAATTTTTAGAAGAACTCAAAGAGACCTCTAG GTGGTGGGAGAGGACTGGGCTTGCTCAAGAGCTTCCCTTTATAAGAGATAGAATAGTGGAATGCTACTATTGGGCGAATGGAATGGTCGAACGTCGCGAACATGGATTCGAGAGGATAATGCTTGCCAAAATAAATGCTCTTATTACAGCTATAGATGATATCTATGATGTTTATGGCACTCTTGAAGAGCTCCAACTATTCACAGATGCTATTAGAAG ATGGGATATTGAATCAATTGACAAACTTCCTCCTTACATGAAAGTATGTTATCTTACACTT ATAAAATCAGTATATCTTCAGAGCCAATTGGTAAAGGGAAAGCAGCTACAGCAATGCTTTCCAGA CAACATGATCTCTGCATTCAAACCAGACACATTTCAGTACGAGAAAGTGAGTAGCGCATCACATAATTTTCAGAGCCTAACAAACCAATTATGTCCACCTACGTGTTCGGTGGATGATAGGCGAAGTACTTCAGGCTTCGTGTTCAATCTCGGGTCAGGAGCTGTAACATGGAGCTCAAAGAAGCAAGGAGTAACAGCGCTTTCGACTGCAGAGGCAGAGTATGTGGCTGCCACTTCTTCAGCTTGTCAAGGACTGTGGTTGAGAAGAGTATTGGCTGATTTCGAGCAGGAGCAGAAGCAGGCTACTGGAATTTTCTGTGATAATCGATCAACTGTTGCGATTGCAAAGAATCAAGTTATGCACGGGAGAACGAAGCACATCGATATTAAGTTTCACTTCATAAGAGATTTGATTAATGAAGGGGTCATCTCTTTGAAGTTTTGCAGCAGCCTTGAGAACTTGGCTGATATTTTCACCAAATCGTTGTCTTCGGAGAAGCACGTCAAGTTCAGAAATATGCTCGGAGTGTGCAATTATGAATCAAGGGGGAGTGTTGAATGA